The DNA sequence CAGCCCCAGCATCTCTCCGCCGAATGACTTAGTGAATGAAAAGAAAACGGCGGAAGGATCGGATAACAGGGTTGTGCGGTAATAGCTGAAAAAATCCACATATTGCTGGCCTAGATCCACAGTCAGCAATGTGTTGTTGCCGAAAGGATAAACGCCCATGGTTGCATAAATGACCATCAGCACAAATAAAGGCAGTAAGAATGAAAGGAAAAGCATGTTTTTCTGTGGGGATAGAGTTGTGAAACGCTTCAGCATGCTGCGCATTCCTCCTTTGAACCGAAAATTTTGTGGCGTTCCGGCAGAGTCGGCTGACCGTGAGGGAACGCCCATGATAGTTGAAGCGGAAAAGCCACAAGCGCTTCTGCTATTTTAGCATATCCCATTGGTTTTATGAAGAATCCGGGCATGTATCGGCATATCCGGAAATGACACATGTTAAAAATTTATTGCTTCGTTTGTAATGCATTCTTTTTTTGCTATAATAAGTTGTTGAACTATGGTTTTAGGAAGGTGCAAAATTGGAAGATAATACCCAAAGCAAAAGAAAGAGAAAATCGCATATCCCGTTTCGCTTGAACCTGCTCTTTTTTATTGTGTTCTCGCTGTTTTCCGCGGTGATATTCCGGTTGGGATACCTGCAGATCGTTCGCGGAGATGAATTCGAAGCCATCGTGAAACGCACCGAAACGACACTTGTGACGGAATCAGTGCCGCGCGGTTTGATATATGACAGAGACGGCAACATACTTGTAGGCAACGAGCCGCAGCATTCCATAACCTATACCAGAGGAGCAAATACGACGGCCAAGGAAATGGCGAAGGTCGCCTCTTCATTGGCAGGTTTGATAAACGTCAGCATTGAAGAACTGACCGAGCGCGATCTGAAGGATTACTGGATGGCCGTAAACAACGAAGTCATGTTGGAGCGCCTTTCGGATGATGAAAAGCTGTTGCCGGGTTCCGAATTGTATGAAGTGGAGCTCGAAAAAGTAACGGCGGCAGATATCGCCTATTCGGATGAAGAAAAAGAGATTGCCGCTATCTTCAAACGGATGAACAGCGCGTATGCTTTGTCGACCACGAGCATAAAAAATAAGGATGTTTCGGATGAAGAACTGGCCCGGGTGAGTGAAAAGCTTTCCGGTTTGTCCGGAGTGGATGTCGCGACTGATTGGGTCAGGATCTACCCGGAATCCGACTTGCTGAAGAGCATTTTGGGTGGGGTGACCAGCGAAAAGATCGGTTTGCCGAGCGACAAAGTCGCTACCTATTTGGCCAAAGGCTACGCCAGGAACGACCGCGTCGGGAATTCCTACTTGGAGCAAGAATACGAGTCGGTGCTCTCGGGCACGAAATCACAATGGGAAACGATCACGGATCAATCAGGCGAGGTTGTGACGCGTGAGGAATCTTATGAAGGAAAAGCCGGGGATAATCTGGTCCTGACCATTGATATCGATTTTCAGAAGGAAATCGAACAGATCGCCACGGATTTCCTGAACAGCAACGTCGATTCCTATAATGACCGGATATACATAGTTGCATCGGATCCGAATACAGGAGAAATCCTGGGCATGACCGGGAAGCAACGCTCGACATCCAACGAAATTGT is a window from the uncultured Trichococcus sp. genome containing:
- a CDS encoding penicillin-binding protein 2, whose protein sequence is MEDNTQSKRKRKSHIPFRLNLLFFIVFSLFSAVIFRLGYLQIVRGDEFEAIVKRTETTLVTESVPRGLIYDRDGNILVGNEPQHSITYTRGANTTAKEMAKVASSLAGLINVSIEELTERDLKDYWMAVNNEVMLERLSDDEKLLPGSELYEVELEKVTAADIAYSDEEKEIAAIFKRMNSAYALSTTSIKNKDVSDEELARVSEKLSGLSGVDVATDWVRIYPESDLLKSILGGVTSEKIGLPSDKVATYLAKGYARNDRVGNSYLEQEYESVLSGTKSQWETITDQSGEVVTREESYEGKAGDNLVLTIDIDFQKEIEQIATDFLNSNVDSYNDRIYIVASDPNTGEILGMTGKQRSTSNEIVDDALGVINSSYGMGSAVKGAMVLTGYMSGVISTDNNVLVDEPLQFQGSNLKKSVFNPYIGSQVAINDIEALARSSNIYMIKLAMLMGGQSSYESGGTLNISPDLINELRSYFAQFGLGVKTGIDLPNEGSGLTGFSQAAVNVVDQSFGQYDLYTTLQLSQYINTIANGGTRYAPQLVSEIRSTDANGSLGALETTLETKVMNQVDVDAEAMERVQQGFYQVTHSTNGTAYSTFGKDPNNVAAKTGTAEAFYDGNNESLKNESVFNSTFVGYAPFDNPEITVTVVVPYLRSETGRATPIAKKVFDAYFNTGDYAAAAE